In Deltaproteobacteria bacterium, a single window of DNA contains:
- a CDS encoding HU family DNA-binding protein — MAKAMTKSKIIDHLAKKGGVTKKVAGAMLEELAQLAYKEAKNAFTLPGLGKLVLVKRKARMGRNPQTGAEIKIPAKRVVKFRVAKACKEAVLS; from the coding sequence ATGGCAAAAGCAATGACCAAGTCAAAGATCATCGATCACCTCGCAAAGAAGGGCGGAGTAACGAAGAAGGTCGCGGGAGCAATGCTTGAGGAACTTGCGCAGCTTGCTTACAAAGAGGCGAAGAACGCGTTTACGCTTCCGGGGCTCGGCAAGCTTGTTCTCGTAAAGAGGAAGGCAAGAATGGGAAGAAATCCGCAGACAGGTGCAGAGATAAAGATCCCGGCAAAGAGGGTAGTGAAGTTCAGGGTCGCAAAGGCCTGCAAGGAAGCAGTACTTAGCTAA
- a CDS encoding HD domain-containing protein yields MKTAFVSAIKDGDRVDSFFLVSKKDMGVSKAGKPYLAVKLMDKTGEMDARVWDNAESVAEAFVKGEVVMVKGSAVLYREKVQLNLSDIKSVAPGSYAMADFLPSSRFEPSKMIAELDAVIEAIADKHIKALLKSLFSDKSIREPFMLAPAAKGMHHPYIGGLIEHVLSLCRLASLVCSHYTGVNRDLVTAGLILHDIGKIRELSFDKSFEYTDEGRLIGHITIGVELVTERMKKLPDFPEDLGLHIKHIMLSHHNLLEFGSPKRPKTLEAIVVAYLDDLDAKVNAIESLIEQDGGDGNWTEYQRMFERYIYKRAYSSGEPQDSSNQAPKKKAENNFDLFKK; encoded by the coding sequence ATGAAAACAGCATTCGTGTCAGCCATAAAGGACGGCGACAGGGTCGATTCGTTCTTTCTTGTCTCTAAAAAGGACATGGGAGTAAGTAAAGCAGGTAAGCCTTACCTTGCGGTAAAGCTCATGGACAAGACAGGCGAGATGGACGCCCGCGTCTGGGACAATGCCGAGTCCGTTGCAGAGGCATTTGTAAAGGGCGAGGTCGTCATGGTAAAAGGCTCGGCAGTGCTCTACAGGGAAAAGGTGCAGCTTAACCTTTCCGATATAAAGAGCGTGGCTCCCGGATCGTACGCCATGGCGGATTTTCTGCCAAGTTCCAGGTTCGAACCTTCTAAGATGATAGCCGAGCTCGACGCCGTAATCGAGGCTATAGCGGATAAGCACATAAAGGCGCTCCTTAAAAGTTTATTTTCCGATAAGAGCATACGCGAGCCCTTCATGCTGGCACCTGCTGCAAAGGGCATGCACCATCCCTACATCGGCGGACTGATAGAGCATGTGCTCTCGCTTTGCAGACTTGCCTCCCTCGTGTGCTCGCACTATACCGGAGTAAACCGCGACCTTGTTACCGCAGGGCTCATACTCCACGACATCGGGAAAATACGCGAGCTGTCCTTTGATAAGTCATTTGAATATACCGATGAAGGCCGCCTTATCGGCCACATTACGATAGGCGTTGAGCTCGTGACCGAGCGGATGAAGAAGCTTCCTGATTTTCCCGAAGACCTTGGCCTGCACATAAAGCACATAATGCTTAGCCACCACAACCTTCTCGAGTTCGGCTCGCCTAAGCGGCCAAAGACGCTCGAGGCCATAGTGGTTGCTTATTTAGACGACCTCGACGCAAAGGTAAATGCAATCGAGTCGCTTATTGAGCAGGATGGCGGCGATGGTAACTGGACCGAGTACCAGCGCATGTTCGAGCGCTATATCTATAAGCGAGCTTATTCGAGTGGCGAGCCCCAGGATTCATCGAATCAGGCGCCAAAGAAAAAAGCAGAGAATAACTTCGACCTCTTCAAAAAGTAA
- a CDS encoding arsenosugar biosynthesis-associated peroxidase-like protein translates to MDTYYKPEDLFKFQDVGKEAPELWKKFSDYYASVMKAGALTEREKSLIALAVAHAVQCPYCIDAYTKDSLEKGSNMEQMTEAVHIAAAIKGGAALVHAVQMRNSAEKVGL, encoded by the coding sequence ATGGATACTTACTATAAGCCCGAGGACTTATTCAAGTTCCAGGATGTTGGCAAGGAAGCCCCTGAGCTGTGGAAGAAGTTTAGCGATTACTACGCAAGCGTTATGAAGGCCGGCGCTCTTACGGAAAGGGAAAAATCGCTAATCGCTCTTGCCGTTGCGCACGCGGTGCAGTGCCCGTACTGCATAGACGCGTACACAAAAGATTCTCTGGAAAAAGGTTCGAATATGGAGCAGATGACCGAGGCCGTGCACATTGCCGCTGCCATAAAGGGCGGGGCAGCGCTCGTGCATGCCGTGCAGATGAGGAACTCGGCAGAGAAGGTCGGGCTATAG
- a CDS encoding fused MFS/spermidine synthase — translation MEGVSGSDRKKTALDAVLLGALFASGAAALIYEIAWMRALSLVVGSTTYAISTMLAAFMSGLALGAYVGGIAADRTQNKLLAFGIVEAAIAVFGLLTFVVIRNMEPFYVWMFYKFRFSFHVFFVTQFVLAFFVMLVPTTLMGMTFPLALKGRARDLSAIGRDGGGLYSINSLGAVAGSLAAGFVLIPLMGIKMSNFVAAGLNIAVAVVLIIVSRRGNNTGALLVLIAALGLAPVIVFIKAPRHFDMAVNFYRAGLHRDKPDLKQLKSAHKLVYEKENAQGVVQVFSAAGQWGNDHKYIATNGKIEGSVARTGIGDAVRYSSGDWANQLLLAYLPLEANPGAKSFFNIGLGTGATFMAALGDKGIERAVCVDIQPLVYEAVEKFFFPDIFKDARAEFAVADARNYLSRTTEKYDIISSEPSYPTDEGMSNLFSVEFFELVRSRLNEGGVFAQWLPGYLLTGVDEQIMIRTFGTVFKNAYVWSIESSGDVIMIGAMVPFGMDEARIKSAVAGRRLADAIGKEYRLWLMPEDVRKIVVADGELNTDDRPYIEFVAARSVLARHAAAVR, via the coding sequence ATGGAAGGCGTAAGCGGATCTGACAGAAAAAAGACGGCTCTGGATGCCGTGCTCCTTGGCGCGCTTTTCGCCTCAGGGGCCGCAGCGCTAATCTACGAGATCGCGTGGATGCGGGCTCTCTCCCTCGTCGTTGGTTCCACCACTTACGCCATTTCAACGATGCTTGCGGCCTTCATGTCAGGGCTTGCGCTTGGCGCGTATGTCGGCGGTATCGCGGCCGATAGAACGCAGAACAAGTTGCTTGCCTTCGGGATAGTAGAGGCTGCCATAGCGGTCTTCGGGCTGCTTACCTTTGTGGTTATAAGGAATATGGAGCCGTTCTATGTCTGGATGTTTTATAAGTTCAGATTTTCCTTCCATGTGTTTTTCGTGACTCAGTTTGTTCTCGCCTTTTTCGTAATGCTTGTACCTACGACTCTCATGGGAATGACTTTCCCGCTTGCCTTAAAAGGGCGGGCAAGAGATTTGAGCGCCATAGGGCGTGATGGCGGAGGGCTGTATTCGATTAACAGTCTTGGCGCGGTGGCAGGCTCGTTGGCAGCCGGGTTTGTCTTGATACCGCTTATGGGCATTAAGATGTCTAATTTCGTTGCGGCAGGCCTTAATATCGCCGTTGCGGTTGTATTGATAATTGTTTCTCGAAGAGGGAACAATACCGGCGCTTTGCTGGTTTTAATTGCTGCGCTCGGACTGGCGCCGGTTATTGTGTTTATAAAAGCTCCGCGTCATTTTGACATGGCTGTGAATTTTTACCGTGCGGGTCTGCACAGAGACAAACCGGATTTAAAGCAGCTTAAGTCCGCGCATAAGTTGGTCTACGAGAAGGAGAATGCGCAGGGTGTTGTCCAGGTTTTTTCAGCAGCAGGGCAGTGGGGTAATGATCATAAGTATATAGCCACCAACGGCAAGATAGAAGGGTCTGTTGCGCGCACCGGAATTGGCGATGCCGTACGGTATTCCTCCGGCGATTGGGCAAACCAGCTTCTCCTGGCATATTTGCCGCTAGAGGCAAATCCAGGTGCAAAGAGTTTTTTTAATATAGGCCTTGGCACCGGAGCGACCTTTATGGCGGCCCTTGGCGATAAGGGCATAGAGCGGGCGGTGTGTGTGGATATCCAGCCGCTTGTCTATGAGGCAGTTGAAAAGTTTTTTTTCCCCGATATTTTCAAGGACGCACGTGCCGAGTTTGCGGTTGCGGATGCAAGAAATTATCTTTCGCGCACCACAGAGAAGTACGATATTATTTCATCGGAACCTTCGTATCCGACGGATGAAGGCATGTCGAATCTTTTTAGTGTCGAGTTTTTTGAGCTTGTGCGCTCCAGACTCAACGAAGGCGGGGTCTTTGCGCAGTGGCTTCCGGGATATTTACTGACAGGTGTCGATGAACAAATTATGATAAGGACATTCGGAACAGTATTTAAGAATGCCTATGTGTGGTCGATAGAGAGTTCCGGCGACGTCATAATGATAGGGGCTATGGTTCCGTTTGGCATGGATGAGGCACGCATTAAATCTGCGGTGGCCGGACGCCGGTTGGCCGACGCTATAGGTAAGGAGTATAGGTTGTGGCTTATGCCGGAAGATGTTCGAAAAATTGTTGTTGCCGACGGAGAGCTTAATACCGATGACAGGCCCTATATCGAGTTCGTCGCGGCAAGGAGCGTGCTGGCGCGTCATGCTGCCGCGGTGCGGTAA
- a CDS encoding MFS transporter, which produces MEKPKRASRIEVFSWCMYDFANSSYSTIIVTVAFSMYFTKAVAAGGGGERLWGYGYSLSMLCLAVVSPLLGAIADYGGLKKRFLLWFTAICITATAFLFFAEPGDVYYALIVFAISNIGFNGGVHFYNSFLIDIADKKHMGRISGYGWALGYVGGLISLVMVFPLIKGGYGEENIFNYRLSFLVTAVFFLVASVPTFLFLKERTKRVHAKSIGKVFKEGFERMHATFHEIRKFKELTKYFFCYLLYTDAIDTVIVFSSVFAISVLGFTTGEVIMYFIITQITAAIGAAVFGPILDRFGAKTAINTTLVVWIGISIAAYFVETKTGFYVIGLVAGTVLGANQSSSRALLGLFTPHGKNAEFFGFFSLVGKCAAIIGPIVYGEITAHTGSQRLAVLSLAAFFIAGLVLLRTVNVDNGIKAAEAFETKNPAPTP; this is translated from the coding sequence ATGGAAAAACCCAAAAGAGCGTCCCGTATAGAGGTGTTCTCGTGGTGCATGTACGACTTCGCCAACTCCTCGTACTCAACCATCATCGTGACCGTTGCCTTCAGTATGTACTTTACAAAGGCCGTTGCCGCGGGCGGAGGAGGAGAAAGGCTCTGGGGCTACGGCTACTCGCTCTCGATGCTTTGCCTTGCCGTGGTATCGCCGCTTCTTGGCGCAATAGCCGATTATGGCGGGCTTAAAAAGCGCTTCCTGCTCTGGTTCACGGCAATATGCATAACGGCAACCGCGTTCCTCTTTTTTGCAGAGCCCGGGGACGTGTACTACGCCCTCATCGTATTCGCAATCTCGAACATAGGGTTTAATGGCGGCGTGCACTTCTACAATTCATTCCTCATCGACATTGCTGACAAAAAGCACATGGGCAGGATATCGGGTTACGGCTGGGCGCTTGGGTATGTGGGTGGTCTGATTTCACTTGTAATGGTCTTCCCGCTCATAAAAGGCGGGTACGGCGAAGAAAACATCTTTAACTACCGCCTAAGCTTTCTCGTGACAGCCGTATTCTTTCTCGTTGCCTCCGTACCGACCTTTCTATTTCTAAAGGAAAGGACAAAGCGCGTGCACGCAAAATCGATTGGCAAAGTATTCAAGGAAGGCTTCGAGAGGATGCACGCGACATTCCACGAAATAAGAAAGTTCAAGGAACTTACCAAATACTTTTTCTGCTACCTTCTCTACACCGACGCCATAGACACTGTAATAGTGTTTAGCTCGGTCTTCGCGATAAGCGTTCTCGGCTTCACAACCGGCGAGGTGATAATGTACTTCATTATAACGCAGATTACCGCTGCCATAGGCGCGGCAGTATTTGGCCCGATACTGGACCGCTTCGGCGCAAAGACCGCTATCAACACAACCCTTGTTGTATGGATAGGAATAAGCATAGCCGCGTACTTTGTGGAGACAAAAACAGGGTTCTACGTAATCGGACTCGTTGCAGGCACGGTGCTTGGCGCAAACCAGTCGTCAAGCAGAGCGCTTCTCGGGCTTTTCACGCCTCACGGTAAAAATGCCGAGTTCTTCGGGTTTTTCTCGCTTGTTGGCAAATGCGCTGCCATAATCGGCCCCATAGTCTACGGCGAAATAACAGCACACACCGGCAGCCAGCGCCTTGCTGTATTGTCCCTTGCCGCCTTCTTTATCGCCGGTTTAGTATTATTAAGGACCGTCAACGTAGATAACGGCATAAAGGCCGCTGAGGCCTTTGAAACGAAGAACCCTGCCCCAACCCCTTGA